A portion of the Burkholderia sp. GAS332 genome contains these proteins:
- a CDS encoding cellulose synthase subunit — MGNRMAKAHVERSNHGRSGMEAEVRLFGRLGSQRVMRGLACWLALQTALAAPLALAAPLASAAEVALSGASASQAGQVAGAPGAPAVRVATGVGSVPAPSAAVPYDPNALAQAQLATPTPALAASSVKALGIRTPTTAEPGTLVPGGRRQTLTFADLGARDPLQLRGTDGQNGVAFSVRGDEVVTGAILHLVYSYSPALLANISQLKVLVNGEVAATLPVPHEQAGMLVARDVSIDPRFITEFNHLNVQLIGHYTTSCEDPANSSLWATVSNASSLDLTYASLASKPDLAALPQPFFDRRDVRRLELPFVFPQKPGAGTLEAGGIVASWFGALAGYRGAIFPAQLDNAPLSGNAVVFATDDQRPAGVTIPAISGPTIAVVDREAPARGKLLLVLGRTEAELKIAAKALGIGQNTLSGPSATITQLNELGPRVPYDAPNWLPTNRPVRFGELADARDLTVSGYDADAVRVNLRVPPDLFMWHTKGAPIDLRYRYTVRPLRDRSSLNVSVNDGFVQALPIPAESASVFELSHYFARVLPDHTAEARRTVHIPPLLLTPRAQVRLHFYYDIPNTGECHGRLLENVVGAIDPNSTIDLSSFPHYMALPDLAAFANSGFPFTRMADLSETAVVLPNDADSSDYSLYLLTMGRMGASTGYPVNGVTVGTADDVDKYANKDLLIFGAPGKQPLLQRWAKSMPFSSDGDSRTFELSDIVFKLQDWWHGEHGVDRSPARADLTLVSSNGDALLTGFESPLQKNRSAVALVSAAGQSDADLSAALLDADVLPEIQGAMAVIHGRTVTITSNGEAYYVGHLSPQEYLRWALSSHPLLLMLGGVLAALIIAGLFYRTLRSIAARRLKD; from the coding sequence ATGGGCAACAGGATGGCGAAGGCACACGTCGAACGCTCGAATCACGGGCGCAGTGGGATGGAAGCGGAGGTGCGTCTGTTTGGACGGCTCGGCTCGCAACGAGTGATGCGCGGGCTTGCCTGCTGGCTCGCGTTGCAGACCGCGTTGGCGGCGCCGCTGGCGTTGGCGGCGCCGCTGGCCTCGGCGGCTGAAGTGGCCCTGAGCGGCGCGAGTGCGTCACAAGCCGGCCAGGTGGCCGGCGCCCCTGGCGCGCCGGCGGTGCGCGTCGCCACCGGTGTGGGCAGCGTGCCGGCACCGAGCGCGGCCGTTCCCTACGATCCGAACGCGCTCGCGCAAGCGCAGTTGGCCACGCCCACGCCGGCGCTCGCCGCGTCGTCGGTGAAAGCCTTGGGCATCAGAACGCCGACCACCGCCGAACCGGGCACGCTGGTGCCGGGCGGCCGCCGTCAAACGCTCACCTTTGCCGACCTCGGCGCGCGCGATCCGCTGCAACTGCGCGGCACCGACGGCCAGAACGGCGTCGCCTTCTCCGTGCGCGGCGACGAAGTGGTGACCGGTGCGATCCTGCATCTCGTCTACAGCTACTCGCCCGCGCTGCTCGCGAATATTTCCCAGTTGAAAGTGTTGGTGAACGGCGAAGTCGCCGCGACGCTGCCGGTGCCGCACGAACAGGCCGGCATGCTGGTGGCGCGCGACGTCTCGATCGATCCGCGTTTCATCACCGAATTCAACCACCTGAACGTGCAGTTGATCGGCCATTACACGACGAGTTGCGAAGACCCGGCGAATTCGTCGCTGTGGGCCACCGTCAGTAATGCCAGTTCGCTCGATCTGACCTACGCGTCGCTCGCCAGCAAGCCGGACTTGGCCGCGCTGCCGCAGCCGTTCTTCGACCGCCGCGACGTGCGCCGTCTCGAGCTGCCGTTCGTGTTCCCGCAAAAACCCGGCGCCGGCACGCTCGAAGCGGGCGGTATCGTCGCATCATGGTTCGGCGCGCTGGCCGGCTATCGCGGCGCGATATTTCCTGCACAACTGGATAACGCGCCGCTGTCGGGCAACGCGGTGGTGTTCGCGACCGACGACCAACGCCCGGCCGGCGTGACGATTCCGGCGATCTCCGGCCCGACTATCGCGGTGGTGGATCGCGAAGCGCCGGCGCGCGGCAAGCTGCTGCTCGTGCTCGGCCGCACCGAAGCCGAACTCAAGATCGCCGCCAAGGCACTCGGCATCGGCCAGAACACGCTGAGCGGTCCGAGCGCGACGATCACGCAGTTAAACGAACTCGGGCCGCGTGTTCCGTACGACGCGCCGAACTGGTTGCCGACCAACCGCCCAGTGCGTTTCGGCGAACTCGCCGACGCGCGCGACCTGACCGTGTCCGGCTACGACGCCGACGCCGTGCGCGTGAATCTGCGCGTGCCGCCCGATCTGTTCATGTGGCACACCAAGGGCGCGCCGATCGATCTGCGCTACCGCTACACAGTGCGTCCGCTGCGGGACCGTTCGTCGCTGAACGTCAGCGTCAATGACGGCTTCGTGCAAGCGCTGCCGATTCCGGCCGAGTCGGCCTCGGTGTTCGAGCTGAGCCATTACTTCGCGCGCGTCTTGCCGGACCACACTGCCGAAGCGCGTCGCACGGTCCATATTCCGCCGCTGCTGCTGACGCCGCGCGCGCAAGTGCGCCTGCATTTCTACTACGACATTCCGAACACCGGCGAATGTCACGGCCGCCTGCTGGAGAACGTGGTCGGCGCCATCGATCCGAACTCGACCATCGACCTGTCGTCGTTCCCGCATTACATGGCGCTGCCCGACCTGGCGGCATTCGCCAACAGCGGCTTCCCTTTCACGCGGATGGCCGACCTGTCCGAGACCGCGGTGGTCCTGCCGAACGACGCCGATTCGAGCGACTACAGCCTGTACCTGTTGACCATGGGCCGCATGGGCGCATCGACCGGTTATCCGGTGAATGGCGTCACAGTCGGCACGGCCGACGACGTCGACAAGTACGCCAACAAGGACCTGCTGATTTTCGGCGCGCCGGGCAAGCAACCCCTGCTGCAGCGCTGGGCCAAGTCGATGCCGTTTTCCAGCGACGGCGATTCGCGTACCTTCGAGCTCTCCGATATCGTCTTCAAACTCCAGGACTGGTGGCATGGCGAACACGGCGTCGACCGCTCGCCCGCGCGCGCCGACCTGACGCTCGTGAGTTCGAACGGCGATGCGCTGTTGACCGGTTTCGAATCGCCGCTGCAGAAGAACCGCAGCGCCGTCGCGCTGGTGAGCGCGGCCGGCCAGTCGGACGCCGATCTGTCCGCCGCCCTGCTCGACGCCGACGTGCTACCGGAGATTCAAGGCGCGATGGCCGTAATCCACGGCCGCACCGTGACCATCACGTCGAACGGCGAAGCGTACTATGTCGGCCATTTGTCGCCGCAAGAGTATCTGCGCTGGGCGCTGTCGTCGCATCCGCTGTTGCTGATGCTGGGCGGCGTGCTCGCCGCGCTGATTATCGCGGGGCTGTTCTACCGGACGCTGCGTTCGATCGCCGCGCGCCGCCTGAAGGACTGA